The proteins below come from a single Branchiostoma floridae strain S238N-H82 chromosome 5, Bfl_VNyyK, whole genome shotgun sequence genomic window:
- the LOC118415386 gene encoding uncharacterized protein LOC118415386 gives MALVKPGVVLWLASLLLLTVSTHACPQPCTCTGTTVDCSERELDTIPDNIPRNTTELFLCGNKMTSIPSGGFAGLANLTVLYLDRNQITEEGLSRNAFQGLRFLKELHLTNNSLTAVPVEQLKALTRELVYLDLSENSILQVPRGAFSSLHSLRELKLRKTGLEEVFPESFSGMDRLEILNLENNDMTVFPKEALQRLPYLRRLVVRGNPISELPPAALEGAPAIEYLDARNMHLKTLDRGVFTNLPHLASIFLSGNTMLQTIDKNAFLTLGRLKTLAIDDCGLETLDEFTFKQVPSLYVVTMHDNQWKCDERMCWLRDWMLSTRVHIPYMTNISCFLPERNGGRSLITLTSHDCDQDNDDVDFKVKTKSQTTSLTEHQTDNGDEMTDEDDFDTTEIKGLDERSFIVGESVTYYRGKSRKKCPRGCKCKKRYVDCSRIGLTTVPDNVPRRTTRLYLNNNNITNIPNGAFRYLSNLKVLELQNNFISSEGMADHAFDGLKNLEGLYITNNLLTEVPMYLSGVSYQLKYLDLSGNPLGNVPSGIFRGFKMLKDLWLRGVGISSLKKGTFRGMRNLEGLYLQYNSLKKVPNEALRHRTNLKRLHLRGNPIVDLDERSFKGLSSLEYLDLGYTKMMDLNEWCFYKLPNLETLVLSGNLNLSTIHKNTFSRLVNLKFLKLHECGLKHLEPDFLEMMPMLEWVSLYENPWRCDSTMCKLMRWMETTSVSIANVDKIKCSTPEHMKGTAITRLMDAPEAVQMCQDVLVSPGGTNEIPGGGSSVKPDSNVVSPSGGCPLQCRCYGSIVDCADRSLKSVPVGIPPSTERLHLQNNMITNIPEGSLSGLEALKFLHLENNDLTLDGLPQGSLSTLSNLQGLYLANNKLSAIPPVVLNSLAFSLKHLDISNNPIGNIAPGTFDDFQNLLELMMTRTGMTEIYEGSFSGLQKVQRLYLAFNNVTAIPYWELEDMHDLKEFCIAGNPITDIYEDALNDDIAVEYIDLSSTMISYIPERAFVKMPSLSTILLTGNKKLSYIHERSLKHCPNLKSVAISNCMLEWLDPSTFMGVSSLSWVALHDNPWVCDRCIAGLTQWMSQTQAYIPYRNRVTCAGPTSLQGATVDDLQVDSLQVGQCDRPDEMPEKSRPQPPPYPGVIESVTDAPEVVPTPAPGSERPTTGATLDGCPSQCECYELTVNCANLGLTEIPADIPAATERLYLNNNQISNVQPNGFVGLAALEFLHLENNKITDEGITEKSFSGLPLIEGLYLSNNLLRQFPTIPTDLAEGLLRFDISGNPIRALPAGTFYGFSNLKDLFARRIGLTELQTNSFFGLDSLETLYLEYNELTTIPTMALQNLRNLKKLYLRDNKVTELPQKAFFGLDSLELLDLRYMLLSTIHDMAFEGVKSLMSLLLAGNERLQSLPRNVFSGLPELQDIQLNNCGFESIEGGIFEDIPSLQSLTLQENPWSCEAPLCSLRRWMDTSEVRIEARDRIACYMPESLRGQTLDSLSTASLCQGLPSPTAAPDRELVTDRETPMETQAPPVRPLTTQEERVATRPTQPTPTRPRVTEGRPYPTAVTERAPVQPGTVPCPSKCSCNNDLVDCGKAGLTEIPSDIPPNTQHLYLDNNFITEIPDGVFSSLARLQVLEIQYNMITSENIGQRAFDGPANMVYLYLTGNRLTQIPLVLPASLEYLFVEENNITGVPSERLQQFQEAVPSLTWLSLHQNPYECTPGSMCAFRRWLSTTRVTIPFREKVVCMEPSSRQGLLVENISEEEMCSDQAPFTDVPVVERVTAAQPTEEEEEISGDFPTTTEPSFLITRTTYRPPTRPRPKATRPPWTSSRPRPTSRVPTEGEIFPEADGACPDACRCEYEYVDCSYAQLNEVPRNLPSTTEHLYLNHNNIKSIPSRIFSNLKRLTVLEMQHNQITSDQIADDSFVGLDNLLYLFLSKNQLTDLPVNLPYTLQYIDLDGNQIRTVTDSVLSTLSSQPSLNWVSLHENPWACDARLCFLRQWLDETDMEVPNRDKVLCASPSYRREQPVGGFTVEEICDTVPEAVTEEPRQPETPKEPITTEEGSGEGSGYLTPGFPNRPDVNPLRPPAVPSFPDLYFPTFPPVVGRQRTTVAPYNVERTTIADYDEEDTGEDTCPDSCRCIEGYIDCGYQGLIEIPPNLPANAWHLYLNNNNITSIPAGIFRRLSNLRVLELQNNEIVSENIDSEAFSGMDNLLYLYMSNNLLTDVPNNMPNSLEYGYFDYNQISSISEASMGWILNKNPSLQLIALNDNPWSCDFRLCPLVSWIENSLVYVPDIDRTQCSSPSNLAERSIDSIAELCERQTQGETNLLPSEQPPAFLELPSQLPIGGLPIDGDFQPGKLNGVPTVPPATTAAAPRATVCPLGCTCDNYGYVDCSKLGLTTIPSDLPPDTRHLYLDDNSIANIKVKDLANVPQLRVLEIHNNLVTNDGIEQGAFNGLRKLEYLYLSGNSLSSVPVDLPPTLKSLYLDNNYISTIPPTALSQTGNLERLYLENNALTDDGITPGSLEGVSNLKYLILSQNRLRSVPSELPKSLEVLSLEDNRLTKIPPYKFYELQDLERLYLNNNSLTNDGIADEAFEGMISLERLYLSNNSLGAVPYNLPRTLHQLFLQDNRITALEPFTFSTLPQLKRLYVRGNRLTNNKVADQAFDGLGDLQLLDLSKNNLTSIPGDLPRSLQKLYLEGNELSTLPLQSFKKVGSLTELDLSNNLLRTSGLHPTAFTFLPQLETLDISDNLLTLPPDNLPEGLRYLFLQSNDLTAIKRGAFTQLTNLKWLYLQNNRITDDKIESGAFELLLELYSLDMSANYLTEVPSNLPASLEYLYLKDNDIGRIPGDAFSNTPKLRLLQLANNLLTDGGIDRKALADLQHLRTLDLSGNFVTSAPLGLSEEQVEITL, from the exons ATGGCATTAGTCAAGCCGGGGGTAGTACTGTGGCTGGCAAGCCTACTCCTCCTGACGGTCAGCACGCACGCCTGCCCtcagccatgtacatgtacgggtACAACTGTCGACTGCTCTGAGCGGGAACTGGACACTATTCCTGACAACATACCGAGGAACACAACCGAACTTTTCCTGTGTGGAAACAAGATGACAAGTATTCCATCCGGTGGATTTGCAGGCTTAGCTAACTTGACAGTCCTTTATTTGGACAGAAATCAGATAACAGAAGAAGGCTTGTCCAGAAATGCTTTCCAGGGTTTGAGATTTCTGAAAGAACTCCACCTAACGAACAACTCACTTACTGCAGTTCCCGTGGAGCAACTGAAGGCGTTAACGCGAGAGTTAGTTTACCTGGATCTATCCGAAAACAGCATTTTGCAGGTTCCTAGGGGAGCTTTCTCCTCCCTGCATAGTCTGCGGGAGTTGAAGCTCCGGAAAACCGGACTTGAGGAAGTCTTTCCGGAATCGTTCAGTGGGATGGACAG GCTGGAGATACTCAACCTGGAGAATAACGACATGACCGTCTTTCCTAAGGAAGCTCTACAGCGACTGCCGTACCTTCGCCGCCTTGTGGTGAGAGGCAACCCGATCTCGGAGCTTCCACCAGCTGCCCTGGAAGGCGCGCCCGCTATCGAGTACCTGGACGCACGTAACATGCACCTGAAGACCCTGGACAGAGGTGTGTTCACAAATCTGCCTCATCTCGCCTCCATCTTCCTCTCAGGAAACACCATGTTACAGACCATCGACAAAAACGCCTTCCTCACATTGGGAAGGTTGAAGACGCTTGCCATCGACGACTGCGGACTGGAGACGCTAGATGAGTTCACGTTCAAGCAGGTCCCGTCCCTGTACGTGGTGACGATGCACGATAACCAGTGGAAATGTGACGAGCGGATGTGCTGGCTGCGGGACTGGATGCTGTCCACCCGTGTGCACATCCCTTACATGACCAACATCTCCTGCTTCCTTCCCGAGCGGAACGGCGGCAGGTCTCTCATCACTCTCACCAGCCACGACTGTGACCAGGACAACGATGACGTGGACTTCAAGGTAAAGACCAAATCTCAAACCACCAGCCTAACAGAACACCAGACAGACAACGGAGACGAAATGACAGATGAAGATGACTTCGACACAACGGAAATAAAAGGTTTGGATGAGCGGTCTTTCATCGTAGGAGAATCAGTTACGTACTACCGGGGGAAAAGCCGCAAAAAGTGTCCCAGGGGGTGTAAATGTAAGAAAAGGTACGTGGACTGTAGCAGGATCGGTCTGACAACAGTTCCAGACAATGTTCCTCGCAGGACGACTCGCTTATActtgaacaacaacaatattaCTAACATCCCAAATGGGGCATTTAGGTACCTGAGTAACTTAAAAGTTCTGGAGTTACAAAATAACTTCATCTCGAGCGAAGGTATGGCTGATCACGCTTTTGACGGGCTGAAGAACCTGGAGGGACTGTACATTACCAATAACCTGCTGACGGAGGTGCCCATGTACCTGTCAGGTGTGTCTTATCAACTCAAATACCTGGATCTGTCCGGAAATCCTCTTGGCAATGTGCCTTCGGGAATCTTCCGAGGGTTTAAGATGTTGAAGGACTTGTGGCTTAGGGGAGTTGGCATATCCTCTTTGAAAAAGGGCACGTTCCGCGGAATGAGAAATTTGGAGGGTCTTTATCTGCAGTATAACAGCCTCAAGAAGGTTCCTAACGAAGCCCTCAGGCACAGGACAAATCTCAAGAGACTGCATTTGCGCGGGAATCCGATCGTCGACTTGGATGAGAGGTCTTTTAAAGGACTATCTTCACTTGAATATCTTGACTTGGGGTACACCAAAATGATGGATCTGAACGAATGGTGCTTCTACAAGCTACCGAACCTTGAAACACTTGTCCTGTCCGGCAATCTGAACCTGTCGACTATCCACAAGAACACGTTCTCCCGCCTCGTCAACTTGAAGTTCCTGAAACTTCACGAATGTGGCCTGAAGCACCTGGAGCCAGACTTCTTGGAGATGATGCCGATGCTGGAGTGGGTTTCCCTATACGAGAACCCCTGGCGATGTGACTCCACCATGTGCAAACTGATGCGGTGGATGGAGACAACGTCAGTTAGCATCGCCAATGTGGATAAGATCAAGTGTTCTACTCCAGAACACATGAAAGGTACAGCCATAACGCGGCTGATGGACGCTCCTGAAGCTGTGCAGATGTGTCAGGACGTTCTGGTGAGTCCCGGTGGAACCAACGAGATTCCCGGAGGCGGCTCTTCCGTCAAACCTGATTCCAATGTTGTGTCGCCCTCTGGTGGATGCCCGCTGCAGTGCAGATGTTACGGAAGCATTGTAGACTGCGCAGACAGAAGTTTGAAGAGTGTTCCTGTTGGAATTCCCCCTAGCACTGAGAGGCTGCATCTACAGAACAACATGATTACAAACATCCCTGAAGGCTCCCTATCGGGTTTGGAGGCACTGAAATTCTTGCACCTTGAGAACAATGATCTTACCCTGGACGGATTGCCACAGGGGTCTCTAAGCACTCTGTCCAACTTACAAGGTCTGTATCTTGCAAACAACAAGTTATCGGCTATTCCACCCGTGGTATTGAACAGCCTAGCTTTCAGCCTTAAGCACCTCGACATCTCCAACAATCCCATCGGAAACATCGCACCTGGGACGTTTGACGACTTCCAGAACTTACTGGAACTGATGATGACGAGAACCGGCATGACAGAAATCTACGAAGGCTCCTTTTCCGGTTTGCAAAAGGTGCAGCGTCTATACCTGGCCTTTAATAACGTAACGGCCATCCCATACTGGGAGCTAGAGGACATGCATGACCTGAAGGAATTCTGTATCGCCGGGAACCCCATCACGGACATTTATGAGGATGCTCTTAATGACGACATTGCTGTTGAATACATCGATCTTAGCAGCACCATGATTTCTTACATCCCAGAACGAGCTTTTGTAAAAATGCCAAGCCTCAGCACCATCCTCCTGACGGGCAACAAGAAACTAAGCTACATCCATGAGCGCAGTTTGAAACATTGCCCCAACCTGAAGTCAGTCGCCATTAGCAACTGCATGCTAGAATGGTTAGACCCGTCCACTTTCATGGGTGTGTCGTCCCTGTCGTGGGTTGCGCTACACGATAACCCGTGGGTGTGTGACAGGTGCATAGCCGGCCTCACTCAGTGGATGAGTCAAACACAAGCTTACATACCTTACCGGAACAGGGTGACATGTGCAGGCCCCACAAGTTTGCAGGGAGCCACAGTGGACGATCTCCAAGTGGACTCCCTCCAAGTGGGTCAGTGTGACAGGCCTGACGAAATGCCGGAGAAGTCCAGACCACAGCCTCCGCCGTACCCGGGTGTCATTGAGAGCGTCACGGATGCCCCAGAGGTCGTCCCGACACCTGCTCCCGGATCTGAGCGGCCAACAACCGGCGCGACGTTGGACGGCTGCCCAAGCCAATGCGAATGTTACGAGCTGACGGTGAACTGCGCCAACCTTGGGCTGACGGAGATTCCAGCTGACATTCCCGCTGCCACGGAACGTCTGTACCTCAACAACAACCAGATCTCGAACGTCCAACCTAACGGTTTCGTCGGCCTAGCTGCACTCGAGTTTCTTCatcttgaaaacaacaaaattacagaCGAAGGTATAACGGAGAAGTCCTTTAGTGGCCTGCCTCTTATTGAGGGATTATACCTTTCCAACAACCTTCTTAGGCAGTTTCCTACAATTCCTACGGATTTGGCGGAAGGTCTTCTGCGTTTTGACATCTCAGGCAACCCAATTCGCGCTCTTCCAGCCGGAACGTTCTATGGCTTCTCCAACCTTAAGGACTTGTTTGCCCGTCGGATCGGACTTACGGAGTTGCAGACCAACTCGTTCTTCGGTCTTGACAGTTTAGAAACCTTGTATCTTGAGTACAACGAGTTAACCACCATTCCCACCATGGCCCTCCAGAATCTTCGTAATCTCAAGAAGTTGTACCTCCGTGACAATAAGGTGACTGAGTTGCCACAAAAAGCATTCTTCGGGCTAGACTCACTGGAACTGCTGGATCTGCGGTACATGTTGCTGTCCACCATACACGACATGGCGTTCGAAGGAGTGAAGAGTCTGATGTCCTTGTTACTAGCCGGCAACGAGCGGCTTCAGTCTCTTCCTCGTAATGTCTTCAGTGGTCTTCCTGAATTACAGGATATACAACTGAATAACTGCGGGTTTGAGTCCATAGAAGGGGGTATATTTGAGGACATCCCCAGCCTTCAGAGCTTGACTCTCCAGGAGAACCCGTGGAGTTGTGAGGCACCGCTGTGCTCCCTCAGGCGGTGGATGGACACGAGTGAAGTACGGATCGAGGCTCGAGACCGCATCGCTTGCTACATGCCGGAGTCACTTCGTGGACAGACGCTGGACTCGCTCAGCACGGCCTCCCTGTGCCAGGGGCTCCCATCACCAACTGCTGCACCGGACAGGGAACTTGTCACAGATAGGGAGACGCCCATGGAGACACAGGCGCCCCCTGTAAGACCACTGACAACACAGGAAGAAAGAG TGGCCACACGTCCAACCCAGCCGACTCCGACACGACCGCGGGTAACGGAAGGGCGGCCGTACCCAACAGCAGTGACGGAGAGAGCGCCTGTCCAACCAG ggacAGTGCCTTGTCCGTCCAAATGCTCCTGTAACAACGATCTGGTTGACTGCGGTAAGGCCGGCCTGACGGAGATCCCCTCAGACATCCCGCCCAACACACAGCATCTCTACCTGGACAACAACTTCATCACGGAAATCCCGGACGGCGTCTTCTCCAGCCTCGCCCGGCTTCAG GTGCTGGAAATTCAGTACAACATGATCACTAGTGAGAACATTGGCCAGCGTGCGTTTGACGGCCCGGCCAACATGGTGTACCTGTACCTCACCGGCAACAGGCTGACTCAGATCCCGCTGGTCCTGCCCGCATCGCTGGAGTACCTTTTTGTcgaagaaaacaacatcaccGGTGTTCCCAGCGAAAG GCTGCAACAGTTCCAGGAGGCTGTACCATCCCTAACGTGGCTGTCCCTCCATCAGAACCCGTACGAGTGCACCCCCGGCAGCATGTGTGCGTTCCGCCGCTGGCTCTCCACCACTCGTGTCACCATCCCCTTCAGAGAGAAAGTTGTCTGTATGGAACCAAGCTCCCGACAAGGGCTACTGGTGGAAAATATCTCGGAAGAAGAGATGTGTAGCGACCAAGCTCCCTTCACAGACGTACCGGTCGTAGAACGTGTTACAGCCGCACAGCCGacagaagaggaggaggagataTCTGGTGACTTCCCAACGACGACAGAGCCTTCCTTCCTCATTACAAGAACAACTTACCGCCCTCCCACAAGACCGCGTCCCAAGGCGACCCGACCGCCGTGGACATCTAGCAGACCCCGTCCAACATCCAGAGTACCCACGGAGGGCGAGATCTTCCCTGAAGCTGACGGCGCATGTCCCGATGCGTGCCGGTGTGAGTACGAGTACGTGGACTGTAGTTATGCCCAACTTAACGAAGTGCCGAGAAACTTGCCGTCCACCACAGAGCATCTTTACCTCAACCACAACAATATCAAGTCCATTCCATCCAGGATATTCTCCAATCTGAAAAGACTGACGGTATTGGAGATGCAACATAACCAGATAACAAGCGACCAGATTGCAGATGACAGCTTTGTCGGACTGGACaaccttttgtatctatttttgtCCAAGAATCAGCTCACAGACCTTCCAGTCAATTTGCCGTACACACTACAGTACATAGACCTAGACGGAAACCAGATTCGGACTGTCACAGACTCCGTCCTGTCAACTCTAAGCAGCCAGCCATCTCTGAACTGGGTCTCCCTGCACGAGAATCCGTGGGCTTGTGACGCTAGGCTCTGCTTTCTCAGACAGTGGCTAGATGAAACAGACATGGAAGTTCCAAATCGCGACAAAGTATTGTGTGCCTCACCATCCTACCGTCGCGAGCAGCCGGTCGGGGGCTTTACTGTTGAAGAGATTTGCGACACGGTGCCAGAAGCAGTGACAGAAGAACCGCGACAGCCAGAGACGCCCAAGGAGCCAATCACAACGGAGGAAGGCTCTGGAGAGGGTTCGGGATACCTGACGCCTGGATTTCCTAACCGCCCTGATGTTAACCCACTGCGCCCACCAGCAGTGCCCAGCTTCCCAGATCTGTATTTCCCTACCTTCCCGCCAGTTGTAGGGAGGCAGAGAACTACCGTGGCGCCTTACAATGTCGAGAGAACGACCATTGCTGATTACGATGAGGAAGACACAGGAGAAGACACGTGTCCAGACAGCTGCCGGTGTATCGAAGGCTATATCGACTGTGGCTACCAGGGTCTAATCGAAATCCCCCCTAATCTCCCAGCAAACGCTTGGCACTTATAtctcaacaataacaacatcacCTCTATCCCAGCGGGGATTTTCAGACGCCTGTCCAACCTGCGGGTTCTGGAACTTCAGAACAACGAGATTGTCAGTGAGAACATTGACAGTGAAGCCTTCAGTGGAATGGATAACCTCCTCTACTTGTACATGTCCAACAACCTGCTGACAGACGTGCCCAACAACATGCCAAACAGCTTGGAGTATGGCTACTTTGATTACAACCAGATAAGTAGCATCTCCGAGGCATCTATGGGATGGATTCTCAACAAAAACCCGTCTTTGCAGCTTATTGCTCTGAATGACAACCCGTGGAGTTGTGACTTCCGTCTGTGCCCCCTGGTGAGTTGGATCGAGAACAGCTTAGTTTACGTGCCTGATATAGACAGGACACAGTGCTCATCTCCATCTAACCTGGCGGAAAGGAGCATCGACAGCATTGCAGAACTCTGTGAGCGACAGACACAAGGCGAAACTAACCTACTACCAAGCGAACAGCCGCCTGCGTTCCTTGAACTTCCCTCCCAACTGCCGATTGGCGGTCTGCCTATCGACGGCGACTTCCAACCTGGAAAACTAAACGGGGTGCCAACCGTGCCGCCCGCAACCACTGCCGCCGCCCCGCGCGCCACCGTGTGCCCTCTCGGCTGTACATGCGACAACTACGGCTACGTCGACTGCAGCAAACTCGGCCTAACAACTATTCCATCCGATCTCCCACCAGATACAAGGCACCTTTACCTGGACGATAACAGCATCGCTAACATCAAAGTAAAAGACCTGGCTAACGTACCACAGCTACGAGTCCTCGAGATCCATAACAACCTCGTCACCAATGACGGGATCGAGCAAGGAGCGTTCAACGGGCTCCGCAAGCTGGAATATCTGTACTTGTCAGGGAACAGTCTGTCATCAGTCCCGGTTGATCTGCCTCCCACGCTGAAATCACTATACCTGGATAATAACTACATCTCTACCATCCCTCCCACGGCTCTGTCCCAAACTGGGAACCTCGAGCGGCTGTACCTGGAAAACAACGCCCTGACGGATGACGGCATCACTCCAGGTTCCCTCGAGGGAGTGAGCAACCTCAAGTACCTCATCCTGTCTCAAAACCGCCTGAGGTCGGTCCCGTCCGAACTGCCCAAATCACTAGAGGTCCTGTCACTAGAGGACAACAGGCTTACAAAGATACCCCCATACAAGTTTTATGAGCTGCAGGACTTGGAAAGGCTTTAcctaaacaacaacagccttaCTAACGACGGCATCGCGGACGAAGCGTTCGAAG GAATGATCAGTTTGGAGCGACTGTACCTGTCCAATAACAGCCTGGGTGCCGTTCCGTACAACCTGCCCCGGACGCTGCACCAGCTCTTCCTCCAGGACAACCGTATCACGGCGCTGGAACCGTTCACCTTCTCCACCTTACCTCAGCTGAAGCGTCTGTATGTGAGAGGCAACCGGCTCACCAATAACAA GGTCGCCGATCAGGCGTTTGATGGCCTGGGAGACTTGCAGCTGCTCGACCTGTCCAAAAACAACCTAACATCCATCCCTGGGGACCTGCCGAGAAGTCTACAAAAACTTTACCTTGAAG GTAACGAGCTCTCCACATTACCCTTGCAATCCTTCAAGAAGGTGGGCTCGCTGACTGAGCTGGATTTGAGCAACAACCTCCTGCGCACGTCGGGCCTGCACCCGACTGCCTTCACGTTCCTGCCGCAGCTGGAGACGCTGGACATATCCGACAACCTGCTGACCCTGCCGCCGGACAACCTGCCGGAAGGACTCAGATATCTCTTCTTGCAG AGTAACGACCTGACAGCCATAAAGCGCGGCGCCTTCACCCAGCTGACCAACCTGAAGTGGCTGTACCTGCAGAACAACCGCATCACGGACGACAAGATCGAGAGCGGCGCGTTCGAACTGCTGCTGGAGCTGTACAGCCTGGACATGTCCGCTAACTATCTCACAGAGGTCCCCAGCAACCTGCCTGCCTCGCTAGAATACCTGTACCTCAAGGACAACGACATTGGACGCATACCAGGAGACGCTTTCTCCAACACGCCAAAGCTGCGGCTGCTTCAACTGGCCAACAACTTACTCACGGACGGAGGGATCGACAGGAAGGCACTGGCAGACTTGCAGCACCTGCGCACTCTGGACTTGTCTGGCAACTTTGTGACGTCAGCACCGCTGGGACTGTCCGAGGAGCAAGTGGAAATAACACTATAG